A single window of Desulfonauticus submarinus DNA harbors:
- a CDS encoding CBS domain-containing protein produces MLLRKRVWDIMRDDYPKVSEDASLTKVIKVLKKYNEKYPEINCVLVFSKDDKFKGVISMWNIIQSLGPCLLKESSLLDKEVNWDKAFTRACRICSQVGIEEIVQMNVPVVKPSDPLAKVMEIFIDYRRGRAVVEEGGKVIGLVLLSDLYREVARDVENW; encoded by the coding sequence ATGTTACTGAGAAAGCGTGTGTGGGATATTATGCGAGACGATTATCCAAAGGTCAGTGAAGATGCAAGTTTAACCAAGGTTATAAAGGTTTTAAAAAAATATAATGAAAAATATCCAGAAATAAATTGCGTGTTGGTTTTTTCTAAAGATGACAAATTTAAAGGTGTGATTTCTATGTGGAATATTATTCAATCTTTGGGTCCGTGTTTGTTAAAAGAGAGTAGTTTATTAGATAAAGAGGTAAATTGGGATAAGGCTTTTACAAGGGCCTGTAGAATATGTTCGCAGGTAGGAATTGAGGAAATTGTCCAAATGAATGTCCCAGTTGTAAAACCAAGTGATCCTTTAGCAAAAGTTATGGAGATTTTTATAGATTATAGAAGAGGAAGGGCAGTAGTAGAAGAAGGAGGCAAAGTTATAGGTTTGGTTTTGCTTTCAGATTTGTATAGAGAAGTCGCTCGAGATGTAGAGAACTGGTAA
- the radC gene encoding RadC family protein: MAEKIKAHYLGHRKRLKQKLIENPLSLNDYEVLELLTGYALPRRDTKPIAKNLLQQFGNFKNILLASKQEIVSIPSVGEGFYTFLLALREFLFRAEKQKFSQKGTIIQQPKQVFDLLKNRLMSLEKEEFWIILLNNKHNLIGVEKLSQGTVDSAPVYVREILTKILFKKAKAFILAHNHPSGDPNPSWEDKNFTQKIKAVCSNLELNFLDHIIIGKDTFYSFKEHGF; encoded by the coding sequence ATGGCTGAAAAAATAAAAGCACATTATTTAGGCCATAGGAAAAGGCTAAAACAAAAGTTAATAGAAAACCCTTTGAGCTTAAATGATTACGAGGTGTTAGAATTACTAACAGGTTATGCTTTACCTAGAAGGGATACAAAACCAATAGCAAAAAATTTATTACAACAATTTGGAAATTTTAAAAATATTCTTCTAGCTTCTAAACAAGAAATTGTTAGTATCCCTAGTGTAGGTGAAGGTTTTTATACTTTTCTTTTAGCTTTACGAGAATTTTTATTTCGGGCAGAAAAACAAAAGTTTAGCCAAAAAGGAACTATTATTCAGCAGCCTAAACAGGTTTTTGATTTATTAAAAAATAGATTAATGTCCTTGGAAAAAGAGGAATTTTGGATTATTCTATTGAACAATAAACATAACCTAATAGGAGTAGAAAAATTAAGCCAAGGAACCGTAGATAGTGCACCTGTTTACGTACGAGAAATTTTAACAAAAATTCTTTTTAAAAAAGCAAAGGCTTTTATTTTAGCACACAACCATCCCAGTGGAGATCCTAATCCATCATGGGAAGATAAAAACTTTACTCAAAAAATAAAAGCTGTGTGCTCTAACTTAGAGTTAAACTTTTTAGATCATATTATAATTGGGAAGGACACTTTTTATAGTTTTAAAGAACACGGTTTTTAA
- a CDS encoding acylphosphatase → MKTIQCLVSGKVQGVWFRAWTADQAKNLNIKGWVRNLEDGKVEVLAQGEDKDLEEFKKRLLTGSPLSRVEKVECKQIEYDKTYEHFEIRG, encoded by the coding sequence ATGAAAACTATTCAATGTTTAGTAAGTGGTAAGGTTCAAGGGGTGTGGTTTAGAGCTTGGACAGCAGATCAAGCTAAAAATTTAAACATAAAAGGTTGGGTCAGGAATTTAGAAGATGGCAAAGTAGAAGTATTGGCTCAAGGAGAAGATAAAGATTTAGAAGAATTTAAAAAGCGTCTGCTTACTGGCTCTCCTTTAAGCAGAGTTGAAAAAGTAGAGTGTAAGCAAATAGAATATGACAAAACCTATGAACATTTTGAAATTCGAGGATAA
- the cas6 gene encoding CRISPR system precrRNA processing endoribonuclease RAMP protein Cas6, protein MEFIRKINFLPLNVKIQAQEEFLLPVYKGGTFRGGFGYTFKRAVCALKSVSDCKGCILSSSCVYAYIFETLRPEDTKIMRRYEHVPHPFVLCPPLERKRLYQKGDILEFGLVLIGKAIEFLPYFIIVFQALASEGLGADKGKCVLKEITSCDGKQVYRADKDVVKKTGIISGKELIAHPVSCRRVRMDFLTPLRLQRNGKIIDNNLSFQDIFRALLRRVSLLTYFHCNMDIEDKGVNFKLLIEKSKEIKTIEDNTRWFHWKRYSTRQKRAMPVGGLIGDITFEGNFEPFWLFLRLGEYFHVGKNTSFGLGKYKLNY, encoded by the coding sequence ATGGAATTTATAAGAAAGATAAACTTTTTGCCTTTAAATGTGAAAATTCAGGCCCAAGAAGAGTTTTTATTACCTGTTTATAAAGGTGGGACTTTTAGAGGTGGCTTTGGTTATACTTTTAAAAGAGCAGTGTGTGCTCTTAAGTCTGTTAGTGATTGTAAAGGATGTATTTTGTCTTCTTCTTGTGTGTATGCGTATATATTTGAGACTTTAAGGCCAGAAGATACCAAGATAATGCGAAGATATGAGCATGTACCTCATCCATTTGTGTTATGTCCACCTTTGGAGAGAAAGCGTTTGTATCAAAAAGGAGATATTTTGGAGTTTGGTTTGGTTTTAATTGGTAAGGCTATAGAGTTTTTGCCTTATTTTATTATAGTTTTTCAGGCACTTGCATCTGAAGGTTTGGGGGCTGATAAGGGTAAGTGTGTTTTGAAGGAAATTACTTCTTGTGATGGAAAGCAAGTTTACAGAGCAGATAAAGATGTGGTTAAAAAAACAGGTATAATTTCTGGCAAAGAACTAATTGCGCATCCTGTATCTTGTAGGCGGGTAAGAATGGATTTTTTAACTCCCTTAAGATTGCAAAGAAATGGTAAAATTATTGATAACAACCTATCGTTTCAAGATATTTTTAGAGCTTTGCTGAGAAGAGTAAGTCTTCTTACTTATTTTCATTGCAACATGGATATTGAAGATAAAGGTGTAAATTTTAAGCTGTTAATTGAAAAATCCAAAGAAATAAAAACCATAGAAGACAATACTCGTTGGTTCCATTGGAAGCGTTATTCTACAAGGCAAAAAAGAGCCATGCCTGTTGGTGGTTTGATTGGAGATATTACTTTTGAGGGCAATTTTGAGCCTTTTTGGTTGTTTTTGCGTTTGGGTGAATATTTTCATGTGGGTAAGAATACCAGTTTTGGGCTGGGGAAGTATAAATTAAATTATTAA
- the lon gene encoding endopeptidase La produces the protein MSDEKIHQTEIQDTQEDPKEIELNQQPESENKEETGGLDIPEKMPLLVVRDITIFNYMILPLFVGREKSVHAVDAALNQNRYILVCAQKDEKIDDPTPNDIYHTGTVALIMRMLKMPDGRLKVLIQGIQRAKIKEFTREDPFYEVKIDLIQEKDITEYGPEVEALIRAAREQSEKILNLKSIDSSEIMAVLNSVDEPGRLADLIASNLRMKPEEAQKILECEDPIERLKLVNQKLAKEVEVATMQAKIQSMAKEGMDKAQREFFLREQLKAIRKELGELGEEGDEIEELRKALKKAGLPKKVFKEAEKQLNRLSSMHPEAAEATVIRTYLEWLVELPWKKATKDRLDIKEAEKILNEDHYDLDKVKERILEYLSVRKLNPKMKGPILCFVGPPGVGKTSLGKSIARALNRKFVRMSLGGMRDEAEIRGHRRTYIGSMPGRIIQGIKEAGSKNPVFMLDEIDKLGNDFRGDPASALLEVLDPEQNNSFTDHYLNVPFDLSKVMFICTANMLDTIPSALLDRMEVIRIPGYTEQEKVKIAEKYLLPRQIKENGLQPKDIQISSKTILKVIREYTREAGLRNLERELGAICRKIARKVAEGQKGPFRVTTQNLHKFLGVPKFLNEEKEKELPPGVALGLAWTPVGGEVLNIEVSVLPGKGKLLLTGQLGDIMKESAQAALSYARTKAKDFGFEEDFAEKKDIHIHVPAGATPKDEPSAGVTISAALMSALTEQSLPGDIAMTGEITLRGRVLPVGGIKEKILAAVTYGLSTVVIPKQNLKDLQEIPKDLRKKIKIETIEHVEDLWNKLGLKPINKK, from the coding sequence ATGAGTGACGAAAAAATTCATCAAACTGAAATCCAAGATACGCAAGAAGATCCAAAAGAAATAGAACTGAACCAACAACCAGAAAGTGAAAATAAGGAAGAAACTGGCGGACTAGATATTCCAGAAAAAATGCCTCTGCTAGTAGTAAGAGATATAACTATTTTTAATTATATGATCTTACCTTTGTTTGTTGGGCGAGAAAAGAGCGTTCATGCAGTAGATGCGGCATTAAATCAAAATAGATACATACTGGTCTGTGCTCAAAAAGATGAAAAAATAGATGATCCAACCCCTAACGACATCTATCACACAGGAACTGTTGCTCTTATTATGCGCATGCTTAAAATGCCTGACGGCCGCTTAAAAGTTTTAATTCAAGGCATACAACGAGCCAAAATAAAAGAATTTACAAGAGAAGATCCTTTTTATGAAGTAAAAATAGATTTAATACAAGAAAAAGATATAACAGAGTATGGTCCTGAGGTAGAAGCGCTTATCCGAGCTGCAAGAGAGCAAAGTGAAAAAATATTAAACTTAAAAAGTATTGATTCTTCTGAAATAATGGCTGTACTAAACAGTGTAGATGAGCCAGGTAGATTAGCAGATCTTATTGCTTCAAATTTACGAATGAAGCCAGAAGAAGCTCAAAAAATTCTAGAATGTGAAGATCCAATAGAACGTTTAAAGTTAGTTAACCAAAAACTTGCCAAAGAAGTAGAAGTAGCCACCATGCAAGCCAAAATTCAAAGTATGGCTAAAGAAGGCATGGATAAGGCGCAGCGTGAATTTTTCTTAAGAGAACAACTAAAGGCAATTCGTAAAGAATTAGGAGAACTGGGCGAAGAAGGAGATGAAATTGAGGAACTGCGAAAAGCACTTAAAAAAGCAGGTCTTCCAAAAAAAGTGTTTAAAGAAGCTGAAAAACAGCTAAACAGACTATCTTCCATGCATCCTGAAGCTGCAGAGGCAACAGTTATTAGAACATATCTAGAATGGCTTGTTGAACTACCGTGGAAAAAGGCAACAAAAGATAGGCTAGATATTAAAGAAGCTGAAAAAATATTAAATGAAGACCACTATGATTTGGATAAAGTAAAAGAACGTATCTTAGAATATCTTAGTGTCCGCAAATTAAATCCTAAAATGAAAGGGCCTATTTTATGCTTTGTAGGTCCTCCTGGGGTTGGAAAAACCTCTCTTGGAAAATCAATTGCCAGAGCATTAAATAGAAAATTTGTGCGTATGTCTTTGGGTGGAATGAGAGATGAAGCTGAAATACGAGGACACAGGCGTACTTATATTGGTTCTATGCCTGGAAGAATTATTCAGGGCATCAAAGAAGCAGGAAGTAAAAACCCTGTTTTTATGTTAGATGAAATTGATAAACTGGGAAATGATTTTAGAGGAGATCCTGCCTCTGCACTTTTAGAGGTATTAGATCCTGAGCAAAACAACTCTTTTACGGATCACTATTTAAATGTTCCTTTTGATCTATCTAAAGTTATGTTTATCTGTACTGCAAATATGCTAGACACCATTCCTTCCGCATTATTAGACAGAATGGAAGTAATCCGCATTCCAGGATATACAGAACAAGAAAAAGTAAAAATAGCAGAAAAATATCTTTTACCTCGGCAAATAAAAGAAAATGGATTACAACCCAAGGACATTCAAATTAGCTCTAAAACTATTTTAAAAGTAATTAGAGAATATACCAGAGAAGCAGGGCTTAGAAACCTAGAAAGAGAATTAGGAGCAATTTGTCGCAAAATCGCTCGTAAAGTAGCTGAAGGACAAAAAGGACCATTTAGAGTTACTACTCAAAATCTCCACAAATTTTTAGGTGTGCCTAAATTTTTAAATGAAGAAAAAGAAAAAGAACTACCACCAGGAGTAGCGTTGGGACTAGCTTGGACTCCTGTGGGCGGAGAAGTTTTAAATATAGAAGTTAGTGTACTGCCAGGAAAAGGAAAGCTTTTACTCACTGGTCAACTAGGTGATATAATGAAAGAAAGCGCCCAAGCTGCCCTAAGCTATGCTAGAACCAAAGCCAAAGACTTTGGATTTGAAGAAGACTTTGCAGAAAAAAAAGATATTCACATCCACGTACCAGCAGGAGCAACCCCAAAAGACGAGCCTTCTGCAGGAGTAACTATAAGTGCTGCTCTTATGTCTGCTTTAACTGAACAGAGCCTGCCTGGAGATATTGCCATGACTGGGGAAATAACTCTTCGAGGTAGAGTGTTGCCTGTTGGAGGCATTAAAGAAAAAATTCTTGCAGCAGTAACTTATGGTCTAAGCACCGTTGTTATTCCAAAGCAAAATTTAAAAGATCTCCAAGAAATTCCTAAAGACCTTAGAAAAAAGATAAAAATAGAAACAATTGAACATGTGGAAGACCTGTGGAATAAATTAGGGTTAAAACCTATAAACAAAAAATAA